One genomic segment of Vibrio mimicus includes these proteins:
- the vctA gene encoding TonB-dependent iron chelate receptor VctA, with product MDICKKSALWLAMTAAMSANAVAQQEATPDTTPEQENVVVWGTKVSSSSESLTTDDLSLKQADHMSDLLRDIPGVDVGGTHSVNQRINIRGFGETDLDIRLDGASQHANMFHHIGNLTLNPDILKSADVQVGNNSVTQNGLGGAVYFETKNAKDLLVGGEQFGARIFGGYASNDSQQGSLTVYGQLSETVDAMVYGQGISRDNFEDGSGKETFGVAGDTYNVLAKVGFEPTDGHRFQLSYDVYRDKGDYSPRPDMAGTANEGLTKNRLIPTRYDRDTITGSYELKQDQHRGKVTLYSSQTEIDRDETVMVGVWPGNRVSHNTATNRNMGVNALFQSDYELVEFRNQVTYGLDYIDQTSKATYGSTPFMEESAISTALFAENKLYVTEAWSVTAGLRFDDFQRKAMTGSKDFDELTWSLGTEWDVNSDWTLFANARSLFKGPELLETFVRYQDVARLADNIKAETGLNTQGGVRFDKKLGEHFVGANFTLFNTKIDDHIRTNNSYLISNVGDMEIKGFELSTTYAYQAASAKFSYARSDADDVTNGGPMLNSVGSSADMGDSLALTLGYQADSIDTLLGWTSIVVLDEDNVVAGSDKKEGYDVHNLYAQWTPYSVPNLVLTFGVDNVFDELYVSHASRIGLARSFVADDYEPGRSYKLSAAYQF from the coding sequence ATGGATATTTGCAAGAAGTCTGCGTTATGGCTTGCGATGACCGCAGCGATGTCAGCCAACGCGGTTGCCCAACAGGAAGCGACACCTGACACCACGCCAGAGCAAGAAAATGTCGTGGTGTGGGGAACAAAAGTTTCGAGTAGTTCGGAATCACTGACCACGGATGATTTGTCACTTAAGCAAGCGGATCATATGTCCGATTTGCTGCGTGATATTCCGGGGGTAGATGTCGGCGGAACGCACTCGGTCAACCAGCGCATCAATATTCGTGGCTTTGGCGAAACCGATCTGGACATTCGTCTGGATGGGGCTTCACAGCACGCCAACATGTTCCACCACATCGGTAACTTAACTTTGAACCCAGACATTTTGAAATCGGCGGATGTTCAGGTGGGCAACAACTCGGTCACTCAAAATGGGTTAGGCGGTGCGGTGTACTTTGAAACCAAAAACGCTAAGGACCTGCTGGTGGGCGGCGAGCAGTTTGGTGCTCGCATTTTTGGCGGCTATGCCTCTAACGATAGCCAACAAGGTTCGCTGACTGTTTACGGCCAATTGAGCGAAACCGTGGATGCCATGGTGTACGGTCAAGGCATTTCGCGTGACAATTTTGAGGATGGCTCAGGCAAAGAGACCTTTGGTGTTGCTGGTGATACTTACAACGTACTGGCAAAAGTGGGTTTTGAACCTACAGATGGTCACCGTTTCCAACTCTCTTATGATGTGTATCGTGACAAAGGGGATTATTCACCACGCCCAGACATGGCGGGCACTGCAAACGAAGGTTTGACCAAAAATCGTCTGATTCCAACCCGTTACGATCGCGATACCATTACTGGCTCATATGAACTGAAGCAAGATCAGCATCGCGGTAAAGTCACCCTATACAGCAGTCAAACCGAAATTGATCGTGATGAAACCGTGATGGTTGGCGTTTGGCCGGGCAACCGTGTTTCTCACAATACGGCGACCAACCGTAACATGGGCGTGAATGCGTTATTCCAGTCAGATTATGAACTGGTCGAGTTTCGCAACCAAGTGACGTATGGTTTGGATTACATCGATCAAACCAGCAAAGCCACTTATGGCAGCACGCCATTTATGGAAGAATCGGCCATTTCCACCGCATTGTTTGCCGAGAACAAGCTGTATGTCACCGAGGCTTGGTCAGTCACTGCTGGCCTACGTTTTGATGATTTCCAACGTAAAGCCATGACGGGAAGTAAAGATTTCGATGAGCTGACTTGGTCACTGGGCACGGAATGGGATGTGAACAGCGATTGGACACTGTTTGCCAACGCCCGCTCGCTGTTTAAAGGCCCTGAGCTACTGGAAACCTTCGTTCGCTATCAAGATGTTGCTCGTTTAGCTGACAATATCAAAGCGGAAACAGGCCTGAATACTCAAGGTGGTGTGCGCTTTGATAAGAAGCTTGGTGAGCATTTTGTTGGCGCTAACTTCACCCTGTTCAACACCAAAATCGATGATCATATCCGCACCAATAACAGCTACCTGATCAGCAATGTGGGGGATATGGAAATCAAAGGCTTCGAGCTGAGCACGACATACGCGTATCAAGCCGCGAGTGCCAAGTTCTCTTACGCTCGCTCAGATGCAGATGACGTTACTAACGGTGGGCCAATGCTCAACTCTGTGGGTTCAAGTGCCGACATGGGTGATAGCCTTGCACTGACGCTTGGTTACCAAGCCGATTCGATCGATACCCTTTTGGGCTGGACGTCGATTGTGGTATTGGATGAAGACAACGTAGTTGCAGGTTCAGACAAGAAAGAAGGCTATGACGTACACAACCTCTATGCGCAGTGGACGCCATACTCAGTCCCCAATCTTGTCCTGACTTTCGGCGTGGATAACGTGTTTGATGAGCTCTATGTTTCTCATGCCTCACGTATTGGCTTAGCGAGAAGCTTTGTGGCCGATGATTACGAGCCGGGCCGTAGCTACAAGTTGTCTGCCGCTTATCAATTCTAA
- a CDS encoding AraC family transcriptional regulator: protein MQNRTSVMGNAQRQNPAMPKRQTVTLACHVVKENDEQIVAQHLNKPVMAQGRFIEYASPSGFILHGGCSLELTDCDVMTTSSPALVITLLLEGTLQFAYDDLKFDLCANDGPQALMVNLRQPCIFHRRLHQGMQVRKLNIILSPDKLQKFATQDCPLLNFIQQDKAFARLSLSDLGWQKVEEVLKTPASPTLSQHIEREALTWNLIHEAILQCSEHETAPAHIHDAQTESVINELLRYIDQHLREEICLNQLAELHAMSVSNLQRKFKSRLNMTLAHYIRHRRLQFARQQLERGLVTITEAAYEAGYLHPSNFTAAFKKAFGISPQAFVELKQAG from the coding sequence ATGCAAAATCGCACATCAGTTATGGGAAATGCGCAAAGACAGAATCCAGCGATGCCCAAGCGGCAGACCGTCACTTTGGCGTGTCATGTCGTCAAAGAAAATGATGAGCAAATTGTTGCTCAACACCTGAATAAGCCTGTGATGGCTCAAGGTCGATTTATTGAGTACGCCAGCCCAAGTGGTTTTATTCTGCATGGCGGCTGTAGCCTTGAGCTGACGGATTGCGATGTGATGACCACCAGCTCACCGGCGTTGGTGATCACCCTACTGTTGGAAGGAACGCTGCAATTTGCCTATGACGATCTCAAGTTTGATTTGTGCGCCAACGATGGGCCTCAAGCCTTGATGGTGAACTTGCGACAACCTTGTATTTTCCATCGCCGCCTACACCAAGGCATGCAAGTGCGAAAACTCAACATCATCCTGAGTCCCGATAAACTACAGAAATTCGCGACTCAAGATTGCCCGTTGCTGAACTTTATTCAGCAAGATAAAGCGTTCGCTCGTTTGTCGCTTTCCGATCTCGGTTGGCAGAAGGTAGAAGAGGTGCTGAAAACGCCAGCTTCGCCGACACTGAGCCAGCACATCGAGCGCGAGGCACTGACTTGGAATTTGATTCATGAAGCCATACTGCAGTGCTCCGAGCACGAAACTGCACCCGCTCACATCCACGATGCGCAAACGGAAAGCGTGATTAACGAGTTGCTGCGCTATATCGACCAGCATTTGCGTGAAGAAATTTGTTTAAACCAGCTCGCCGAGCTGCATGCGATGAGTGTCTCCAACTTGCAGCGCAAGTTCAAATCTAGGCTTAACATGACGCTGGCTCACTACATTCGTCATCGACGCCTGCAATTTGCTCGCCAGCAGTTAGAACGTGGCTTAGTGACGATTACCGAAGCGGCTTATGAAGCGGGTTATCTTCACCCTTCTAACTTTACTGCCGCATTTAAAAAAGCCTTTGGTATCTCTCCGCAGGCTTTTGTGGAATTAAAACAGGCCGGGTAA
- the vctC gene encoding iron chelate ABC transporter ATP-binding protein VctC, producing MIQLEKLTKHFGTKRVVNDASAEFDKGQVTAIIGPNGAGKSTLLSMASRLVNRDAGKVWIEQRELVDWNTKALAQKLAVLRQSNVLNMRFTVRELTAFGRFPYSQGKLTAQDEHIINQAIEYLDLETIQHQYLDELSGGQRQLAFIAMVMAQDTDYVFLDEPLNNLDIKHSLQIMSTLRRLAHELNKAVVVVIHDINFASCYADKIVALKKGEVVATGSVPEVIQSEVLSEIYETPFNVIEMQGQRLCLYTLPE from the coding sequence ATGATTCAACTGGAAAAACTCACCAAACATTTTGGCACTAAGCGCGTGGTGAATGATGCCAGTGCCGAGTTTGACAAAGGGCAGGTGACGGCGATTATTGGCCCGAATGGGGCAGGCAAAAGTACCCTGCTTTCCATGGCGAGCCGTTTGGTCAACCGTGATGCAGGAAAAGTGTGGATTGAACAGCGTGAATTGGTGGATTGGAATACCAAAGCACTGGCTCAAAAGTTGGCAGTCTTACGTCAATCGAATGTGCTCAATATGCGTTTTACGGTACGTGAACTGACGGCTTTTGGCCGTTTCCCATACAGCCAAGGGAAATTGACTGCGCAAGATGAACACATCATCAACCAAGCGATTGAGTACCTCGACCTAGAAACCATTCAACATCAGTATTTGGATGAATTGAGTGGCGGCCAGCGCCAACTGGCGTTTATTGCTATGGTGATGGCGCAAGATACGGATTATGTGTTCCTCGATGAGCCGTTAAACAATCTGGATATTAAGCACTCGCTGCAAATCATGTCCACGCTGCGCCGTTTAGCTCACGAGTTGAATAAAGCCGTGGTGGTGGTGATCCACGATATTAACTTCGCTTCTTGCTACGCTGACAAAATCGTTGCGCTGAAAAAAGGGGAAGTGGTGGCAACCGGTTCTGTACCGGAAGTGATCCAATCCGAAGTGCTGAGTGAAATCTACGAAACTCCGTTTAATGTGATTGAGATGCAAGGCCAGCGCTTGTGTCTCTATACTTTGCCGGAGTAA
- the vctG gene encoding iron chelate uptake ABC transporter permease subunit VctG — MQDRTKLLLLIAVSCVFAALFIGVGLNADNYQYFLSRRVPKVLAMVFAGIAIAQSSLAFQTITHNRILTPSIMGFDSLYMFTQVLVVVLFGGMSSIAMNVYWNFSLSVAAMLSFSTLLYAFYFRSGHRNLIVLLLLGVILGQLFSNIASFFVMLMDPNDFASVQANMFASFNNVNTKLVYVVSPLLLLACVFLYRLHRVLDVFWLDQDNALSLGVDVHKVTRNVMLLSALLISISTALVGPILFFGLLVTNLTREWFHSYRHSTLLIAVSAMSVCALLAGQWVIEKVFHFGTTLSVVINFIGGIYFLSLLLRNKVV, encoded by the coding sequence ATGCAGGATAGAACCAAGTTGCTGCTGCTGATCGCCGTTTCGTGTGTATTTGCCGCACTGTTTATAGGCGTTGGGTTGAATGCCGATAACTACCAGTATTTTTTGTCACGCCGTGTGCCGAAAGTGCTGGCGATGGTGTTTGCGGGCATTGCGATCGCGCAATCTTCATTGGCGTTTCAAACCATCACGCATAACCGAATTCTCACGCCGAGCATCATGGGATTTGACTCCTTGTACATGTTTACCCAAGTGCTGGTGGTGGTGCTGTTTGGCGGCATGAGCAGTATTGCGATGAATGTGTATTGGAATTTCTCACTTTCTGTTGCCGCAATGTTGAGTTTTTCTACCTTGTTGTATGCCTTTTATTTCCGAAGTGGGCATCGCAACTTGATCGTGCTTTTATTGCTGGGTGTCATCTTGGGGCAGCTCTTTTCTAACATCGCCTCTTTCTTTGTGATGTTGATGGATCCGAACGATTTTGCTTCGGTACAGGCCAACATGTTCGCCAGCTTTAATAACGTCAACACCAAGTTGGTGTATGTGGTTTCCCCACTGCTGTTATTGGCTTGTGTGTTTTTGTATCGCCTGCACCGCGTGCTCGATGTGTTTTGGCTGGATCAGGACAATGCGTTAAGCCTTGGCGTTGATGTACACAAGGTAACGCGCAATGTGATGTTGTTGAGCGCACTGCTGATTTCGATCTCCACTGCCTTAGTGGGGCCGATCCTGTTCTTCGGTTTGCTGGTGACGAACCTGACTCGTGAATGGTTCCATTCTTATCGCCATTCCACTTTGCTGATCGCGGTTTCTGCTATGTCGGTGTGTGCTCTGCTTGCAGGGCAGTGGGTGATCGAAAAAGTGTTCCATTTCGGCACTACCTTGAGTGTGGTGATCAATTTTATCGGCGGGATCTATTTCCTCTCGCTGTTACTTCGCAATAAAGTGGTTTAG
- the vctD gene encoding iron chelate uptake ABC transporter permease subunit VctD → MKKLLLVLVVISFCSLFVGVGHLPLASLIQGDAAAWQLLLTSRIPRLLAILLSGAGLSIAGLIMQQISQNRFAAPSTSGTVECAMLGYVLSLVLFGHGDNLWLIFGVAMLGTLVFVFFIQRIQFKNVIFVPLIGIIFGNVIDSLALFIAYKYDAIQNLSGWAVANFANLLKGDFELLYLAIPVAIFSYLYAARISAVGMGKDFATNLGLKYQQVMIIGVALVSVMSATVVMIVGQLPFLGLIVPNLVSQYYGDNLRKNIPLTAIFGALFVLLCDLVGRVIIFPYEVSISMIISILGGSVFIALILRGQRNAG, encoded by the coding sequence TTGAAAAAGTTATTGCTTGTTTTAGTTGTTATTAGTTTTTGTTCCCTGTTTGTTGGCGTGGGGCATTTACCGCTCGCCAGTTTGATTCAAGGTGATGCTGCTGCTTGGCAGTTGCTACTGACCAGTCGAATACCAAGATTATTGGCCATTCTCCTGTCAGGCGCGGGTTTAAGTATTGCCGGTCTTATCATGCAGCAAATCAGCCAAAACCGATTTGCCGCTCCTTCCACTTCCGGCACCGTTGAATGTGCCATGCTCGGTTATGTGCTGAGCCTCGTGCTATTTGGTCATGGCGATAATTTATGGCTGATTTTTGGTGTCGCTATGTTAGGCACCTTAGTGTTTGTGTTTTTTATTCAACGCATTCAGTTTAAAAACGTCATCTTTGTGCCTCTGATTGGCATCATTTTTGGCAACGTCATCGACTCATTAGCGCTTTTCATCGCTTATAAATACGATGCGATCCAAAACCTTTCCGGTTGGGCTGTGGCCAACTTTGCCAACTTGCTTAAAGGCGATTTTGAATTGCTCTATTTGGCGATTCCGGTGGCGATTTTTAGTTACCTGTATGCCGCGCGTATTTCCGCTGTCGGAATGGGGAAAGATTTTGCAACCAACCTTGGCCTGAAATATCAACAAGTAATGATCATCGGTGTGGCATTGGTGTCGGTGATGTCGGCGACCGTAGTGATGATTGTCGGTCAGTTGCCTTTCTTGGGGTTAATCGTGCCGAATTTGGTCAGCCAGTATTACGGCGATAACCTGCGTAAAAATATTCCGCTCACTGCCATCTTTGGTGCGTTGTTTGTCTTGCTTTGTGATTTGGTGGGGCGAGTGATCATTTTCCCTTATGAAGTGTCGATTTCCATGATCATCAGTATTTTGGGTGGTTCGGTGTTTATTGCTCTGATTTTGCGAGGGCAGCGTAATGCAGGATAG
- the vctP gene encoding iron chelate ABC transporter substrate-binding protein VctP, with protein sequence MKPLFHWATLGLLASFAVQAETVTIEHRLGKTTLEQKPQRVVVIGVGALDAMDSFGIEPVAISNFDGMPEYLAKYKSDKYPKAGSLFEPDFETIYTQKPDLIIIGPRASKSYDELSKIAPTIVFAAEADQGYWQSTQQQWRNLGKVFAIESAVEAKIEQVDAQFKSIMQYNQQNKSDAMLVMSSGGNLTTFGANSRFSSVYKDFGFSETVPVSKESSHGDLISFEYIREHNPKTLLVVDRDKVVSKAESNIRQTFENDLVKATTAYKNGHIAYLDVTAWYIAISGVKATEQMVADMKTSVGMQ encoded by the coding sequence ATGAAACCTCTTTTTCATTGGGCTACTTTAGGATTGCTGGCCTCGTTTGCAGTACAAGCCGAAACGGTCACGATTGAACACCGTTTAGGGAAAACAACGTTAGAACAGAAGCCACAACGTGTGGTGGTGATTGGCGTTGGTGCTTTGGATGCGATGGACAGCTTTGGTATTGAACCCGTTGCGATATCCAATTTTGATGGTATGCCAGAGTATTTAGCGAAATACAAAAGTGACAAATATCCGAAAGCAGGTTCACTGTTTGAACCGGATTTTGAAACCATTTATACCCAAAAGCCGGATCTGATCATCATTGGTCCTCGTGCGTCCAAGAGCTACGACGAGCTATCGAAAATTGCACCCACCATCGTCTTTGCTGCAGAGGCTGACCAAGGCTATTGGCAAAGTACCCAACAGCAGTGGCGCAACTTAGGCAAAGTGTTTGCGATTGAATCTGCGGTAGAAGCCAAAATTGAGCAAGTTGATGCGCAATTTAAATCGATCATGCAATACAACCAACAGAACAAGAGTGATGCCATGTTGGTGATGAGCTCAGGTGGCAACCTGACGACTTTTGGTGCGAATTCGCGTTTCTCTTCTGTGTACAAAGATTTTGGTTTTAGCGAAACCGTGCCTGTGAGTAAAGAGAGCAGTCATGGTGATCTGATCTCATTTGAGTACATCCGTGAACACAACCCGAAAACCTTGCTGGTAGTTGACCGTGATAAAGTCGTCAGCAAAGCAGAATCGAATATCCGTCAAACGTTTGAAAACGATCTGGTCAAAGCGACCACAGCGTACAAAAACGGCCATATTGCTTATCTTGATGTTACTGCTTGGTACATCGCAATTTCTGGGGTGAAAGCCACAGAGCAGATGGTTGCCGATATGAAAACATCGGTCGGTATGCAGTAG
- a CDS encoding class II glutamine amidotransferase produces the protein MCRWLAYQGSPIYLEQLVYQPEHSLVHQSLEARKAVTRVNADGFGLGWYTERSTPGRFHEVLPAWGDENLRSLAHHIRSHRFMAHVRSSTGTQVSRSNCHPFIYNHWMFLHNGQIGDYCAVKYELERSLPEHLYIRRTGTTDSELIFLLMLKHGLERSPIEAIRLTVGEIEDLLSSKGVVLPFKASICISDGEQFWLVRYSSDGQPPTVYQKPWQDGIILASEPLDACPNWQLVEPQTITHVFGSDCQQYTI, from the coding sequence ATGTGTCGCTGGCTGGCTTATCAGGGAAGCCCCATCTATTTAGAGCAGTTAGTTTATCAACCAGAACATTCATTAGTTCATCAAAGTTTGGAAGCGCGCAAAGCAGTCACCCGTGTCAATGCGGATGGCTTTGGGTTAGGTTGGTATACAGAACGCAGCACGCCGGGGCGTTTTCACGAAGTGTTGCCTGCGTGGGGTGATGAGAATCTACGCTCACTGGCACATCATATTCGTTCGCATCGTTTTATGGCGCATGTTCGTTCTTCTACGGGCACGCAAGTCTCTCGCTCGAATTGTCACCCCTTTATCTATAATCATTGGATGTTTTTACATAACGGCCAAATCGGTGATTATTGTGCGGTGAAATATGAATTGGAACGGTCACTGCCGGAACATCTCTACATCCGCCGTACGGGGACAACAGACAGCGAATTGATCTTTTTATTGATGCTCAAACATGGTTTGGAGCGTAGCCCAATTGAAGCGATTCGCTTAACCGTTGGGGAGATCGAGGATTTACTGAGCTCAAAAGGTGTGGTGTTGCCGTTTAAAGCTTCGATCTGTATTTCAGATGGAGAGCAGTTTTGGCTAGTGCGTTATAGCAGCGATGGTCAGCCACCAACGGTTTACCAAAAACCGTGGCAGGATGGCATTATTCTGGCGTCTGAACCATTGGATGCCTGTCCAAATTGGCAATTGGTTGAACCACAAACCATTACCCATGTTTTCGGCTCTGATTGCCAGCAATACACCATTTAA
- the prtV gene encoding M6 family metalloprotease PrtV: protein MKTIRKTLLAAAVATCFSSGLYAQTPVDLGVVNEDKLIEMLVRTGQIPADASDSDKRIALEQYLDNKIRSGFKGDAQFGKKALEKRAKILKVIDKQKGPHTARVFALDVSPKRTDKVLALLIDFPDLPWDDNRLTKEHTEMLYERYEPSHYQDLLFSDKGYTGPNGENFISMRQYYESESGDSYSVSGQAAGWYRALKNAAYYGGNSPTTNNDQHAQELVREALDQLARDPNINLADYDIEDRYDYNGNGNFREPDGVIDHLMIFHASVGEEAGGGVLGADAIWSHRFNLGRYHVLQGTQSNVPGRFGGQYAAFDYTIQPIDAAAGVCAHEYGHDLGLPDEYDTQYTGAGEPVSYWSIMSSGSWAGKIGGTQPTAFSSWSKQFLQNAIGGRWINDEQLSIYELETKPRVMTLFQTTDNTRPNMVKVTLPLKRVEGIKPAEGEFSFYSNRGDDLKNRMSRQLTIPAGSNATLRFKAWFQIEQDYDYARVLINGQQIAGNITTMDDPYNTGLVPAISGDSAGWVDAQFDLSAWAGQTVELAFDYVTDGGLAMEGLYVDDLRLDVDGSESLIDNAEGESSFAFNGFTKNGGFHEANHYYLLQWRSHNDVDQGLANLKRFGQLMSFEPGLLVWYVDESYADNWVGKHPGEGWLGVVDADQNALVWSKTGEAAQTRFQVRDAAFSLFDQTPLKLVTTDGNTLEDVNLTSNASFSDDQDYSSPQAPDSGRKVMPFGLKIDLLSQSKENEYGVVRLSKATTENIAPVARFELKVEGLTVTSQNTSSDSDGNIVSYLWDFGNHETSTEAAPTWSYAKAGTYQVTLTVTDDKGATDTHHQTIKVEKPNMAPKASASYIHLGRWVTMWSTSTDRDGRIVDTEWTLPNGQVKRGRIFTAIFPSYGKHEVVLKVMDNRGAVDTKTIKVKL, encoded by the coding sequence ATGAAAACAATCAGAAAAACGCTATTAGCTGCCGCTGTAGCGACCTGTTTTAGTAGTGGTTTATATGCTCAAACACCCGTTGACTTAGGCGTGGTGAATGAGGACAAATTAATTGAAATGTTAGTTCGCACTGGGCAAATTCCAGCGGATGCTTCTGACAGTGATAAACGGATTGCGTTAGAGCAATATTTGGATAACAAAATTCGCTCAGGCTTTAAAGGCGATGCGCAATTTGGCAAGAAAGCACTTGAGAAACGCGCCAAAATTCTCAAAGTGATTGATAAGCAAAAAGGCCCGCACACAGCACGCGTGTTCGCCTTGGATGTAAGCCCAAAACGCACCGATAAAGTGTTGGCTTTGTTGATTGATTTCCCTGACTTACCATGGGATGACAACCGCCTCACCAAAGAGCATACCGAAATGCTCTACGAGCGCTATGAGCCTTCTCACTATCAAGACTTACTGTTTTCCGATAAAGGTTACACCGGCCCCAACGGTGAAAACTTCATTTCGATGCGCCAGTACTATGAAAGTGAATCGGGTGACAGTTATAGCGTTTCAGGCCAAGCTGCTGGTTGGTATCGTGCGTTAAAAAATGCCGCCTACTATGGGGGCAATTCACCCACGACAAACAACGATCAACACGCACAAGAGTTAGTGCGTGAAGCTCTCGACCAGTTAGCACGCGACCCTAATATCAACCTTGCCGATTACGACATCGAAGATCGTTACGACTACAACGGTAACGGTAACTTCCGTGAACCTGATGGGGTTATCGATCACTTGATGATTTTCCATGCATCGGTCGGTGAAGAGGCCGGCGGAGGCGTGTTAGGGGCGGATGCGATTTGGTCACACCGTTTTAACCTCGGCCGATACCATGTACTTCAAGGCACTCAAAGTAATGTTCCTGGACGCTTTGGCGGACAATACGCTGCGTTTGATTACACCATCCAACCGATTGATGCAGCAGCTGGGGTTTGTGCCCACGAATATGGCCATGACTTAGGCCTACCCGATGAGTACGACACCCAATACACAGGCGCTGGTGAACCGGTATCCTACTGGTCAATCATGTCTTCCGGTAGTTGGGCAGGAAAAATTGGCGGAACACAACCCACCGCATTCAGTTCTTGGTCAAAGCAGTTTTTACAAAACGCGATCGGCGGTCGCTGGATTAATGATGAACAACTGTCGATCTATGAGCTAGAAACCAAACCTCGGGTAATGACACTGTTCCAAACCACGGACAACACCCGCCCCAACATGGTGAAAGTCACTCTGCCGCTCAAACGTGTTGAGGGGATAAAACCCGCGGAAGGCGAGTTTTCTTTCTATTCCAATCGTGGCGATGATTTGAAAAACCGCATGAGCCGTCAGCTAACGATCCCTGCCGGTAGCAACGCGACACTGCGCTTTAAGGCATGGTTCCAGATTGAGCAAGATTACGACTATGCCCGCGTGCTGATTAACGGCCAACAAATTGCAGGCAACATCACCACCATGGACGATCCATACAATACCGGTTTAGTGCCTGCCATTTCCGGTGACTCTGCTGGATGGGTGGATGCGCAGTTTGATCTTTCCGCATGGGCAGGACAAACCGTTGAACTAGCATTTGATTACGTGACCGATGGCGGCCTCGCCATGGAAGGTCTGTATGTGGATGACCTACGTCTTGATGTGGATGGTAGCGAAAGTCTGATTGATAACGCTGAAGGTGAATCCAGCTTTGCGTTCAATGGTTTTACCAAAAACGGCGGCTTCCATGAAGCTAACCATTACTACTTGCTGCAATGGCGTAGCCACAATGACGTTGACCAAGGTTTAGCGAATTTGAAACGCTTTGGGCAATTAATGTCGTTCGAACCGGGCTTATTGGTGTGGTATGTGGATGAATCCTACGCAGATAACTGGGTTGGCAAACATCCCGGTGAAGGCTGGCTAGGCGTTGTCGATGCCGACCAAAATGCCTTGGTGTGGTCGAAAACGGGTGAAGCCGCGCAAACTCGCTTCCAAGTACGTGATGCTGCTTTCTCACTGTTTGATCAAACGCCACTGAAACTGGTCACTACCGATGGTAATACACTGGAAGATGTTAACTTAACGAGTAACGCTTCCTTCTCAGATGATCAAGATTACAGCTCACCACAAGCGCCAGATTCTGGCCGCAAAGTGATGCCATTTGGCTTGAAGATCGATTTACTCTCACAAAGTAAAGAGAATGAATACGGTGTTGTGCGTTTGTCTAAAGCTACCACAGAGAACATCGCACCCGTTGCTCGTTTTGAACTGAAAGTAGAAGGGCTAACCGTCACTTCGCAAAACACCAGCAGTGATAGCGATGGCAACATCGTTAGCTACTTGTGGGACTTTGGTAATCACGAAACCAGTACCGAAGCGGCCCCCACTTGGTCGTATGCGAAAGCAGGCACTTATCAAGTCACTCTCACGGTGACCGATGATAAAGGAGCAACGGACACTCATCACCAAACCATCAAGGTAGAAAAACCGAATATGGCCCCAAAAGCCAGTGCTAGCTATATTCACTTGGGTCGTTGGGTCACTATGTGGTCAACCAGTACCGATCGTGATGGGCGCATTGTGGATACCGAGTGGACACTGCCAAACGGCCAAGTCAAACGTGGACGCATCTTCACCGCTATTTTCCCAAGTTATGGTAAGCATGAAGTGGTATTGAAAGTGATGGATAACCGCGGTGCGGTAGATACTAAAACCATCAAAGTTAAACTGTAA